A genomic region of Balearica regulorum gibbericeps isolate bBalReg1 chromosome 8, bBalReg1.pri, whole genome shotgun sequence contains the following coding sequences:
- the LOC142602829 gene encoding uncharacterized protein LOC142602829: protein MTTSRHSVRHAHDSLHRQRVLSAPPPREEPRALPAPVPAAVAARVKPENVAGENNKLWDLNSGQEERGFVKPGGAKTRQRREVGGCSEPRRSGRGESGSHPARRGGGAGWGAGGGGGGDGTTHRPGPGAAASAELPEPGSGSAGLTNLPRGGRGAGEGEGAAGPAGRGEPRSGGRAAPAPPGGSDTAGGRGGGHGTAEGGPRGRGTRHSRVGGSTARPGGPVRREAARGPAAGWRGTRSSSSFSSSSSSSSSTRNPASHSGGIDRTGSPEPALPLSLPAPACSPGPGGPILPGPAGARSPSPAGRGGGGGRCVGNRSAAGRRTSRPEMFAGWGQRMGGNVPANHPCPPPCPGFLASPNDVLGLACSAATSHQSSCLATAWFGSFWCTTEFWLIVSLRRWPLQGSSTAF from the exons ATGACG ACTTCCAGACACTCCGTTAGACACGCTCACGACTCCCTCCACCGCCAGCGAGTTCtgtccgccccccccccgcgggaGGAACCCCGAGCCCTTCCCGCACCCGTGCCAGCGGCTGTGGCCGCAAGGGTTAAACCAGAGAACGTAGCGG GAGAGAATAACAAATTGTGGGATCTCAACAgcgggcaggaggagagggggttTGTCAAGCCAGGTGGAGCAAAGACAAGACAGCGCCGAGAAGTGGGAGGCTGTAGCGAGCCGAGGCGGTCAGGCAGGGGCGAGAGCGGCTCTCATCCCGCCAGGCGCGGCGGAGGGGCGGGCTGGggtgccggcggggggggggggggcgacgGGACGACACACCGGCCGGGTCCCGGGGCTGCTGCCTCCGCAGAGCTCCCGGAGCCGGGGTCGGGATCTGCAGGACTTACCAATCTCCctcggggagggaggggggcgggagagggggagggggccgccggcccggcggggcgcggggagcCGCGGAGTGGGGGGCGGGCAGCGCCAGCTCCGCCGGGGGGGAGCGACAcggccggggggcgggggggggggcacggcacGGCCGAGGGCggcccgcggggccggggcacACGGCACAGCCGAGTTGGGGGGAGCACGGCACGACCCGGGGGGCCGGTGCGGAGGGAGGCAGCCCGCGGGCCGGCTGCGGGGTGGCGAGGCacccgctcctcctcctccttctcttcctcctcctcctcctcctcctccacccgCAATCCAGCGAGCCACAGCGGCGGTATCGACCGG ACAGGTTCCCCCGAGCCggctctccctctctccctgccgGCTCCTGCCTGCTCGCCCGGCCCTGGCGGCCCCATcctccccggcccggccggggcCCGCTCTCCGTCCCCGGCAGggagaggcggcggcgggggccgtTGCGTGGGGAACCGGAGCGCCGCGGGCCGGCGGACATCGCGACCAGAAATGTTTGCGGGGTGGGGGCAGAGGATGGGCGGAAATGTTCCCGCTAATCACCCgtgcccccctccctgccctgg GTTTCTTGCTAGCCCTAATGATGTCCTAGGCTTGGCTTGTTCTGCAGCCACCTCACACCAAAG ttcttGTCTTGCAACAGCTTGGTTTGGGTCATTCTGGTGCACAACAG